A stretch of the Sphingomonas sp. CL5.1 genome encodes the following:
- a CDS encoding sensor histidine kinase, giving the protein MFARPFFEDKARAFWFLQAAGWSGYLILRTVSSISNGFTLQGITTNIIETIVGYCITLLLSTLYGYYRSFPRIAGIMLTLLTLGAATFLYALLDTFSFSFIKFAAPGIDVKLLIGALFLNFTVLAGWSALYFGINFYLIIEEQIDQMQHLETQASSAQLAMLRYQLNPHFLFNTLNSISTLVLLKQTERANAMLSRLASFLRYTLINEPTAHVTMAQEIETLKLYLEIEKMRFEERLRPQFDIDPAVEKAHLPSLLLQPLVENAIKYAVTPQEEGAEIHISARLAGDRVQIGVSDTGPGLQGTKNRPSLSTGVGIANIRERLAQAYGADHRFEIQAMPAGGFGVEIEIPFQLE; this is encoded by the coding sequence ATGTTCGCCCGCCCGTTCTTCGAGGACAAGGCGCGCGCCTTCTGGTTCCTCCAGGCGGCGGGCTGGTCCGGCTATCTGATCCTGCGCACCGTATCGAGCATCTCGAACGGCTTCACGCTGCAAGGCATCACCACCAACATCATCGAGACGATCGTCGGCTATTGCATCACGCTGCTGCTCTCGACGCTCTACGGCTATTACCGCAGCTTCCCGCGCATCGCCGGGATCATGCTGACGCTGCTGACGCTCGGCGCGGCGACGTTCCTCTACGCGCTGCTCGACACTTTCTCGTTCAGCTTCATCAAGTTCGCCGCGCCCGGCATCGACGTGAAGCTGCTGATCGGCGCGCTGTTCCTCAATTTCACCGTGCTGGCGGGCTGGTCGGCGCTCTATTTCGGGATCAACTTCTACCTTATCATCGAGGAACAGATCGACCAGATGCAGCATCTGGAGACGCAGGCTTCCTCCGCGCAGCTCGCGATGCTACGCTATCAGCTCAATCCGCATTTCCTGTTCAACACGCTGAACTCGATCTCGACATTGGTGCTGCTGAAGCAGACGGAGCGCGCCAATGCGATGCTCTCCCGCCTCGCCTCCTTCCTGCGCTACACGCTGATCAACGAGCCGACCGCGCACGTCACGATGGCGCAGGAGATAGAGACGCTGAAGCTCTATCTGGAGATCGAGAAGATGCGTTTCGAGGAACGGCTGCGCCCGCAATTCGATATCGATCCGGCGGTGGAGAAGGCGCACCTGCCGTCGCTGCTGCTCCAGCCGCTGGTCGAGAATGCGATCAAATATGCTGTCACGCCGCAGGAGGAAGGGGCCGAAATCCACATCAGCGCGCGGCTCGCCGGGGATCGCGTGCAGATCGGCGTATCTGACACCGGACCGGGCTTGCAGGGAACGAAAAACCGGCCGAGTCTTTCAACCGGCGTCGGCATCGCCAATATCAGGGAGCGCCTGGCGCAGGCCTACGGGGCGGATCATCGTTTCGAGATCCAGGCCATGCCGGCGGGCGGGTTCGGGGTCGAGATAGAGATCCCGTTCCAGCTCGAGTGA
- a CDS encoding LytTR family DNA-binding domain-containing protein, with protein MTIRTILVDDEPLAIQGLELRLQTHEDVEIIAKCQNGREAISAIKTHKPDLVFLDIQMPGFDGFSVVQGLMEVEPPLFVFVTAYSDHALRAFEAQAVDYLMKPVEEARLADTLDRVRQRLAERKGAEETEKLKEALAEHAPEAAAEMAGGDGDHVNANRFEKLINIKDRGQIFRVDVDTIELIEAAGDYMVIKTGDNSLVLRETMKDLEKRLDPRRFQRVHRSTIVNLDLVKQVKPHTNGECFLVLDSGAQVKVSRSYRDVVARFVH; from the coding sequence ATGACCATCCGCACCATTCTGGTCGACGATGAACCGTTGGCGATACAGGGCCTCGAACTGCGGCTCCAGACCCATGAGGATGTCGAGATCATCGCCAAGTGCCAGAACGGGCGCGAGGCGATCAGCGCGATCAAGACGCATAAGCCCGATCTAGTGTTCCTCGATATCCAGATGCCCGGCTTCGACGGTTTCTCCGTCGTGCAGGGGCTGATGGAAGTGGAACCGCCGCTGTTCGTGTTCGTGACCGCATATTCGGACCACGCGCTGCGCGCCTTCGAGGCGCAGGCGGTCGATTATCTGATGAAGCCGGTCGAGGAAGCGCGCCTCGCCGATACGCTGGACCGCGTGCGCCAGCGCCTCGCGGAGCGCAAGGGCGCCGAGGAGACCGAGAAGCTCAAGGAGGCGCTGGCCGAGCACGCGCCGGAAGCGGCGGCGGAAATGGCCGGCGGCGACGGCGACCATGTCAACGCCAACCGCTTCGAGAAGCTCATCAACATCAAGGATCGCGGCCAGATCTTCCGCGTCGATGTCGACACGATCGAGCTGATCGAGGCGGCGGGCGATTACATGGTCATCAAGACCGGCGACAATTCGCTCGTCCTGCGCGAGACGATGAAGGACCTGGAAAAGCGCCTGGACCCGCGCCGCTTCCAGCGCGTCCATCGCTCGACGATCGTCAACCTCGATCTCGTCAAGCAGGTGAAGCCGCACACCAACGGCGAATGCTTCCTGGTGCTCGATTCGGGCGCGCAGGTGAAGGTCAGCCGCTCCTATCGCGACGTTGTGGCGCGGTTCGTCCACTGA